In one Lolium rigidum isolate FL_2022 chromosome 3, APGP_CSIRO_Lrig_0.1, whole genome shotgun sequence genomic region, the following are encoded:
- the LOC124703078 gene encoding uncharacterized protein LOC124703078: MAFVSEASAAARKLLVPSGAAMARTLGDAGLGFDLDGAGRFLSPLWELIKAKFAELAAFFTSLLAALAKKADELFPPETRSETLGHWLRVGLTVVLPALVLFCLARCCWRCCCARGRGGRTMAAPGRRGARMPRGAFEANPRGYFRDLRANKPLVFVH; encoded by the coding sequence ATGGCTTTCGTCTCGGAGGCATCCGCAGCAGCAAGGAAGCTTCTAGTACCGAGCGGCGCAGCCATGGCGCGAACCCTTGGCGACGCCGGCCTCGGCTTCGACCTGGACGGCGCCGGGCGCTTCCTCTCGCCCCTGTGGGAGCTCATCAAGGCGAAGTTCGCCGAGCTCGCGGCCTTCTTCACCAGCCTCCTCGCCGCGCTCGCCAAGAAGGCGGACGAGCTGTTCCCGCCGGAGACCCGCTCGGAGACGCTCGGGCACTGGCTGCGCGTCGGGCTCACCGTGGTGCTCCCGGCCCTGGTGCTGTTCTGCCTTGCCCGGTGCTGCTGGCGCTGCTGCTGCGCCCGCGGGCGCGGCGGGCGCACGATGGCCGCCCCCGGCCGCCGAGGGGCGCGCATGCCGCGCGGCGCGTTCGAGGCTAATCCTCGCGGCTACTTCCGCGATCTCCGTGCAAACAAGCCCCTCGTGTTCGTGCACTAA